The following proteins come from a genomic window of Paeniglutamicibacter psychrophenolicus:
- a CDS encoding sulfite exporter TauE/SafE family protein: MIAALAFGLLVGGLLGLVGGGGSILAVPVLVYGMGMPLAAAIPSSLVVVGASSAVAVLPRIRHGLNWRLALIIGVTGGITAYGGSAVNRVLDQKTLLLVFAAIMIAAGVRMFMSSKSGTGDCYSREGSVRWRRCLPKAVAIGVVVGFLTGLLGVGGGFLIVPALALVLGLPMTLAIGTSLVIIVINSVGGFISHLGNLEFDWSVTAAFAVAAMAASLLAGRVGRSLPEKLLKRGFAVLVLLVAVYVAFQALTG; encoded by the coding sequence ATGATCGCCGCGTTGGCATTTGGTTTGTTGGTGGGGGGCCTGCTTGGGCTGGTGGGTGGCGGTGGATCCATTCTGGCGGTACCGGTGCTGGTTTACGGGATGGGGATGCCGCTTGCTGCCGCCATTCCCAGTTCCTTGGTCGTTGTTGGCGCTTCCTCTGCCGTAGCTGTTCTCCCCCGTATCCGTCATGGGCTCAATTGGCGCCTGGCTCTCATCATTGGTGTAACCGGAGGCATTACTGCCTATGGTGGCTCTGCTGTGAACCGGGTTCTGGACCAAAAAACCCTCCTTCTGGTGTTCGCTGCCATTATGATCGCCGCAGGGGTCAGAATGTTCATGTCGTCCAAGTCCGGCACGGGAGATTGCTACAGCCGCGAAGGCAGTGTCCGCTGGCGCCGATGCCTGCCCAAGGCCGTTGCCATTGGCGTGGTTGTCGGTTTCCTCACCGGGCTTCTCGGTGTCGGGGGCGGCTTTCTGATCGTCCCGGCTCTGGCACTTGTCTTGGGCCTGCCCATGACCCTTGCCATCGGAACGTCTTTGGTCATCATCGTCATCAATTCAGTTGGCGGGTTCATCTCTCACCTGGGCAACCTTGAGTTCGACTGGAGCGTCACTGCGGCTTTCGCCGTCGCTGCCATGGCGGCATCCCTGCTCGCCGGACGGGTTGGACGCTCACTTCCGGAAAAATTGCTCAAGCGCGGATTCGCCGTACTCGTCCTGCTCGTCGCAGTCTATGTAGCGTTTCAAGCCCTCACCGGGTAA
- a CDS encoding MBL fold metallo-hydrolase produces the protein MLIERIYDQDLAQASYVIGCQRTGEAVVVDPRRDIAVYQSVVAANGMKITAVTETHIHADYLSGTRELAAATGATIYVSGEGGPDWQYRFASERLYDGDKITVGNIRVQALHTPGHTPEHLSFLVTDGAFSDQPGYLLSGDFVFSGDLGRPDLLDEAAGGIDTRFQGAKQMFASLRDKFLALPDYVQVHPGHGAGSACGKALGTIPSTTVGYERLYAWWGPYLAANDEEGFVQELLDGQPDAPFYFGRMKNQNRQGPAVMGERALLPELDLETVAKDLENDKVIFVDTRPNTEVHKGTVSGALNIPAGKSTATYAAWVVDPEREALPLVLLADGQEEAQELWDRLVRVGIDTVQGYVTGVDGLPLSIPRLIQPEDVDGFEAAMLLDVRAKGEHTAGHIPGSGQLHGGRVLWNLDRLPREGTIVTYCQSGVRSSVVASALRRQGYDVVELKGSYIAWAAREDSVTA, from the coding sequence ATGCTCATCGAGCGCATCTATGACCAGGACCTTGCCCAGGCCAGCTACGTTATCGGCTGCCAGCGTACGGGTGAAGCGGTCGTCGTCGACCCCCGTCGGGACATTGCCGTCTATCAGTCTGTCGTTGCGGCCAACGGCATGAAAATCACTGCCGTGACCGAAACCCACATCCACGCGGACTACCTCTCGGGCACCCGTGAGCTGGCCGCCGCGACCGGTGCCACCATTTATGTCTCCGGCGAGGGCGGCCCGGACTGGCAGTACCGGTTCGCCAGTGAACGGCTCTATGACGGCGACAAAATTACTGTCGGAAACATCAGAGTCCAGGCCCTGCACACTCCCGGGCACACACCGGAGCATCTCTCCTTCTTGGTTACCGACGGCGCATTTAGCGACCAGCCGGGCTATCTGCTCTCCGGAGACTTCGTCTTCTCGGGAGATCTGGGCCGGCCGGACCTTCTCGATGAAGCAGCCGGCGGCATCGATACCCGGTTCCAAGGGGCGAAGCAGATGTTCGCTAGCCTCCGGGACAAGTTTCTGGCCCTTCCGGACTATGTCCAGGTCCACCCCGGTCACGGAGCGGGCAGCGCCTGCGGCAAGGCTCTGGGCACAATTCCCTCCACCACGGTCGGCTATGAACGGCTCTATGCCTGGTGGGGTCCCTATCTGGCTGCGAACGATGAGGAAGGTTTCGTTCAAGAGCTTCTGGACGGACAGCCGGATGCGCCCTTCTACTTCGGCCGTATGAAGAACCAGAACCGGCAAGGTCCGGCGGTGATGGGCGAACGGGCACTGCTGCCGGAGCTCGATCTTGAAACCGTCGCGAAAGACCTCGAAAACGACAAGGTGATCTTCGTGGATACCCGGCCCAACACGGAGGTGCACAAGGGCACCGTGAGCGGTGCCCTCAACATCCCGGCGGGCAAGAGCACTGCTACATATGCGGCCTGGGTGGTGGATCCGGAGCGGGAAGCACTGCCTTTGGTGTTGCTGGCGGACGGGCAGGAAGAGGCACAGGAATTGTGGGACCGTCTGGTGAGGGTCGGTATCGATACCGTGCAGGGATACGTTACCGGCGTTGACGGGTTGCCGTTGAGCATCCCGCGCTTGATCCAGCCCGAGGATGTCGACGGCTTTGAGGCGGCCATGCTGCTGGACGTCCGGGCAAAAGGCGAGCACACAGCCGGTCACATACCCGGTTCCGGGCAGCTGCACGGCGGCCGCGTTCTGTGGAATTTGGACCGGCTGCCCCGTGAAGGGACTATCGTCACGTACTGCCAGAGCGGGGTGCGCAGTTCTGTCGTAGCCAGTGCCCTGCGTCGCCAAGGCTATGACGTGGTCGAGCTTAAGGGCAGCTACATCGCCTGGGCAGCGCGGGAAGATTCCGTAACAGCGTGA
- a CDS encoding GntR family transcriptional regulator: MDRIRRDEFDESFPGEFALADEYSVSRATIRTALGPLRRAGLISAQRGRPSALVNVKDEQRFGPVYSLFAAVENAGMTQRSEVETADLRTSPAAAARLGLDPAERLVYISRTRYADEETIAVDKVWLPASKAAAVLDADLTHTALYSVLSQLCNITLSGGSETLHAITTDADQSQQLSCPVGTAAFFIERVGLALGEPVEWRETLIRGDRFTVTTSYPPVVSAVQQR, translated from the coding sequence ATGGACAGGATTCGGAGGGATGAGTTCGACGAGAGCTTTCCCGGCGAATTCGCCTTGGCCGATGAGTACTCAGTCAGTCGGGCTACCATTCGTACTGCACTGGGTCCGCTGAGACGTGCCGGGCTGATCTCAGCTCAGCGCGGCCGGCCTTCCGCTCTGGTAAACGTTAAGGATGAGCAACGTTTCGGTCCGGTCTACAGTCTGTTCGCCGCGGTGGAAAATGCCGGCATGACGCAGCGCAGTGAAGTGGAAACGGCTGATCTTCGCACCAGCCCGGCGGCCGCGGCTCGTCTTGGCTTGGATCCAGCAGAACGGCTCGTTTACATTTCCCGTACCCGCTACGCCGATGAAGAGACAATCGCGGTGGACAAGGTGTGGCTTCCTGCCTCCAAGGCTGCAGCCGTCCTGGACGCGGATCTAACACATACGGCCCTCTATAGTGTCCTGAGCCAGCTCTGCAACATCACTCTTAGCGGCGGCAGCGAAACGCTTCATGCCATTACGACCGACGCCGACCAATCCCAACAGCTTTCCTGTCCGGTCGGCACCGCAGCTTTCTTCATTGAACGTGTGGGACTCGCCCTAGGCGAACCGGTGGAATGGCGCGAAACCCTCATCCGGGGCGACCGATTCACTGTTACCACTTCCTATCCTCCCGTCGTCTCCGCAGTCCAACAGCGCTGA
- a CDS encoding enoyl-CoA hydratase/isomerase family protein codes for MNESVSYESTGDVATITIRRANKLNALNEDVVRGLQEAWVRFESSNDRVAVLTSEGDRAFCVGADLGAPPEAPWRAFPNVGARVTKPVIAAVFGHCAGGGYMLQQYCDLTVAADNTSFSYPEAKVGITGGLCATVVSRIPHKIAMEFLLMGESITAQRAYDVGMINRVVSPGSELRVATEMARTLASYAPLVTSLIKKFADAVIPLSPAEQQAHAQREITRVLQSRDAKEGRQAFEEQRPANFQGS; via the coding sequence ATGAATGAATCTGTTTCCTACGAGTCGACCGGAGATGTTGCGACAATCACGATTCGGCGTGCCAACAAGTTGAATGCGCTGAATGAGGATGTGGTTCGCGGCCTGCAGGAGGCGTGGGTCCGCTTCGAATCATCCAATGACCGAGTTGCTGTCCTGACTTCCGAAGGGGATCGGGCATTTTGCGTCGGCGCGGATCTCGGTGCCCCACCAGAAGCTCCGTGGCGAGCATTTCCAAATGTTGGAGCCCGTGTCACGAAGCCCGTTATCGCTGCGGTATTCGGCCATTGTGCCGGCGGTGGCTATATGTTGCAGCAATACTGCGACCTCACCGTGGCCGCGGACAACACATCCTTCAGCTATCCGGAGGCCAAGGTCGGGATCACCGGAGGTTTGTGCGCCACTGTCGTGTCGCGCATACCCCACAAGATTGCCATGGAGTTCCTGCTGATGGGGGAGTCGATCACGGCGCAGCGGGCCTATGACGTTGGCATGATCAACCGCGTCGTCTCGCCCGGTTCGGAACTCCGGGTGGCAACCGAGATGGCAAGGACGCTGGCTTCATACGCACCGCTTGTGACGTCACTCATCAAGAAGTTTGCGGACGCCGTCATCCCTCTCAGCCCGGCCGAACAGCAAGCGCACGCCCAACGAGAAATAACCCGGGTGTTACAGAGCCGCGACGCCAAGGAAGGGAGACAAGCGTTCGAGGAACAACGTCCCGCTAACTTTCAGGGGTCCTAG
- a CDS encoding CaiB/BaiF CoA transferase family protein produces MTNSGGLPLSGIRVADFGQFIAIPSATQQFAEMGADVIKVEPPGGEISRNLGMFGESMLRGSNRGKRSIVLDLKHPRDVAVAERLIASSDVVCHNLRPGTMERLGFGVERVRGLNPGIINVSVTGYGPHGPSATRAGLDIAAQAESGLMSVTGEADGDPQRVGVAIVDQTTAYLVVQAVLAALLRRERTGLGDDIQIALLDTAIHMQTMNWMQQDVTGVPARRKGNGQPNMAMAAEVFKASDGHFVLSAYKQEHFARLCEVIGRPSMVHDEKYADARGRLINRRELLDIVGSAFSDRPVQECVKVLSEAGLVSAVIRAYENVLTAADVVDNETFVQATAVDGTSFSVPVPPARSSLFDPAVVGGRVPALGEHTAEILAELGLENAVAAGHE; encoded by the coding sequence ATGACGAATTCAGGAGGCCTTCCTCTGTCAGGGATCAGAGTCGCCGATTTCGGTCAGTTTATAGCGATTCCGAGCGCTACTCAGCAGTTCGCGGAGATGGGTGCGGATGTAATTAAAGTTGAGCCGCCGGGAGGGGAAATATCGCGCAACCTGGGCATGTTTGGCGAGTCGATGTTGCGCGGCTCCAACCGTGGAAAACGGTCGATTGTTCTGGATCTTAAACATCCGCGGGACGTCGCGGTTGCCGAGCGGTTGATCGCCAGCTCTGACGTCGTCTGCCATAACCTGCGGCCTGGGACCATGGAACGCTTGGGATTTGGTGTCGAGCGAGTGCGGGGACTCAACCCAGGAATTATTAATGTTTCGGTCACAGGTTACGGTCCGCATGGCCCCTCAGCTACACGGGCTGGTTTGGACATCGCCGCACAGGCAGAAAGTGGCCTGATGTCGGTGACGGGAGAAGCGGACGGAGATCCTCAGCGAGTAGGGGTGGCCATCGTTGATCAGACGACCGCGTACCTTGTGGTTCAGGCAGTCCTCGCGGCGTTGCTGCGCCGAGAGCGAACTGGTCTTGGCGACGATATTCAGATCGCGCTGCTCGACACGGCGATCCATATGCAGACCATGAATTGGATGCAGCAGGATGTCACAGGCGTTCCCGCGCGGCGCAAGGGAAATGGCCAACCAAATATGGCGATGGCCGCTGAGGTCTTCAAAGCGTCGGACGGACACTTCGTGCTCAGCGCATACAAACAAGAGCATTTCGCCCGCTTATGCGAAGTTATTGGACGTCCCTCGATGGTGCACGACGAGAAGTATGCCGATGCACGAGGGCGTCTTATCAATCGTCGCGAGCTCCTTGACATCGTTGGATCTGCATTCTCCGACCGACCGGTTCAAGAGTGCGTGAAGGTTTTGTCCGAGGCAGGACTAGTTTCAGCCGTGATCCGGGCGTACGAAAATGTCCTGACTGCAGCAGATGTCGTCGATAACGAGACATTTGTGCAGGCGACCGCCGTAGATGGAACATCATTCTCAGTGCCGGTCCCGCCGGCAAGGTCATCGCTATTCGATCCAGCCGTAGTTGGAGGTCGAGTCCCGGCCTTGGGAGAACATACGGCAGAAATCCTTGCCGAATTAGGTCTCGAAAATGCCGTGGCGGCCGGCCATGAATGA
- a CDS encoding ABC transporter substrate-binding protein, translated as MIKLDTFQPIKPIDNRNGTTLSIKRSRRGIAAGLTVALAVISLTACGGSSLGGTANGDGSDKLTVGSIANNAVALPLLIAVEQGFFEDAGLEVEVVNAKSGPEVTAGLIGGTFQIGFANPPTAMPAMKQGQDLVALPPFEDLDWKIVATSASGITDLKSLKGKKLGVTARGSATESFAREVLKDGGVDPDSVTYIAAGLSQTQAPALRSGAFDATVLPYSSGAVISAQGIELTTLADSLNGTAGDIGKSGLAGFWMTTRSTMEKDAKAVKGFCQAMAASTKWLASDANKAAGTALIADFLKVSPDVASITWDAVQPTFHDQIDASQWSKNAEWVLGSDDGLSFENNVSTTCS; from the coding sequence ATGATCAAGCTCGACACTTTTCAGCCCATCAAACCGATTGACAATAGGAATGGAACCACTTTGAGCATCAAGAGATCAAGAAGGGGCATTGCTGCGGGGCTTACCGTCGCACTTGCAGTCATCTCGCTGACCGCCTGTGGCGGTTCATCCTTAGGCGGCACTGCCAATGGCGATGGTTCGGACAAATTGACGGTCGGCAGCATCGCGAATAACGCGGTCGCACTGCCTCTGCTTATCGCTGTAGAGCAGGGCTTTTTCGAGGATGCGGGCCTCGAGGTGGAAGTTGTCAACGCGAAGTCTGGCCCGGAGGTCACTGCAGGGCTCATAGGCGGCACATTCCAGATCGGCTTTGCCAATCCACCCACCGCTATGCCCGCCATGAAGCAAGGCCAGGATCTAGTGGCCCTCCCACCGTTTGAGGATTTGGACTGGAAAATCGTCGCCACGTCTGCCAGTGGCATCACTGATCTCAAGTCATTGAAGGGAAAGAAGCTCGGTGTAACAGCCCGGGGCAGTGCGACAGAATCGTTCGCCCGTGAGGTCTTGAAAGATGGCGGCGTGGACCCCGATTCGGTGACTTATATCGCAGCGGGTCTCAGCCAGACCCAGGCACCGGCGCTTCGCAGCGGAGCATTCGATGCAACGGTGCTGCCGTATTCCAGCGGGGCTGTAATTAGCGCACAAGGAATCGAGCTGACGACGCTCGCCGATTCGCTCAACGGCACTGCGGGAGATATCGGTAAATCCGGACTTGCGGGTTTTTGGATGACCACCCGCTCGACCATGGAGAAGGACGCGAAAGCTGTAAAGGGTTTCTGTCAGGCAATGGCTGCGTCAACGAAGTGGCTGGCATCTGATGCAAACAAGGCGGCTGGCACAGCCCTAATTGCAGATTTTCTAAAAGTATCACCTGATGTTGCCTCCATTACGTGGGATGCTGTACAACCCACATTCCATGACCAAATTGACGCCAGTCAATGGTCGAAAAATGCAGAATGGGTGCTCGGAAGCGACGACGGGTTGTCTTTCGAAAATAATGTGAGCACGACGTGTTCATGA
- a CDS encoding ABC transporter ATP-binding protein — MTMTIDPATSGFPHTANAIVLDNVSVAYTSPDGGTRTVLSNIDLEIPSGQFTALVGRSGCGKTSLLNLVAGLVDPSRGTVEVAGRKPRDARGQLGFMLARDALLPWRSAIRNVEYGLELRGVGKLERRAVAARWLDAVHLSGSEDLWPWQLSQGMRQRVALARTWALDPAVLLMDEPFAALDAHTRVSIQEEFLRLWQCNEQRSVVFVTHDLSEAIALADRVVLLGDGQILDDVMVDIERPRDLESVATDPRFVELFMRLRESLK; from the coding sequence ATGACTATGACCATTGATCCCGCTACGTCAGGCTTCCCACATACTGCGAACGCCATTGTTCTTGATAACGTTTCCGTAGCCTATACCTCACCGGATGGTGGGACTCGTACCGTACTCTCCAACATTGACCTGGAAATCCCCTCAGGCCAATTCACTGCGCTTGTCGGCCGAAGCGGTTGCGGCAAAACATCCTTGCTCAACCTGGTTGCGGGCCTTGTGGATCCCTCCCGTGGGACAGTCGAGGTGGCGGGCCGCAAGCCTCGAGACGCTCGCGGTCAACTTGGTTTCATGCTGGCACGCGATGCATTGCTTCCATGGCGCAGCGCGATACGCAACGTCGAGTATGGACTTGAGCTTCGCGGAGTCGGCAAGCTCGAACGCCGTGCGGTTGCAGCACGTTGGCTTGACGCGGTTCACCTCTCGGGCTCCGAAGACTTATGGCCTTGGCAGTTATCGCAAGGAATGCGCCAACGAGTTGCGCTTGCGCGTACGTGGGCCTTGGACCCCGCCGTGCTTTTGATGGACGAACCATTCGCTGCCCTTGATGCCCACACAAGAGTCTCAATCCAAGAGGAGTTCCTGAGGCTCTGGCAATGCAACGAGCAGCGAAGCGTTGTCTTTGTGACGCACGACCTAAGTGAAGCAATAGCCCTCGCTGATCGAGTCGTGCTCCTTGGCGACGGGCAAATTTTGGACGACGTGATGGTGGACATCGAACGACCTCGAGATCTTGAGTCGGTTGCGACTGATCCACGCTTTGTCGAGTTGTTTATGAGGCTTCGCGAAAGCCTCAAATGA
- a CDS encoding ABC transporter permease, producing MRETLVVRGYQLLLALAWLGMWQLTASQKWLDPILSKSPGQSWDYLVTAAKSGELWSNTQATLTAVLIAWILASAVGIVAGVALGLLPRVERVISPFFDAANAMPRIALAPLFIVALGINTSAKVALASTLVFFIVFSGARAGVKSSDSELLRLSIVLGAKKQQIFTKIFIPVATPAVFAALRLGLIYSLLGVVASELISARNGLGQLIAAYSATFRMEAVYAILLLLAAVAVLLNQLMGLAERRLLRWQQPTSR from the coding sequence GTGCGTGAGACTCTTGTGGTCCGTGGATATCAGCTTCTGTTGGCTCTGGCTTGGTTGGGCATGTGGCAGCTGACTGCCTCTCAGAAGTGGCTTGATCCAATACTTTCGAAGTCGCCGGGTCAATCCTGGGATTACCTAGTGACCGCGGCAAAATCCGGAGAGTTGTGGTCTAACACCCAAGCGACTCTCACTGCAGTACTTATCGCATGGATTTTGGCCAGCGCGGTAGGCATCGTGGCCGGAGTCGCCCTCGGACTGCTTCCACGTGTAGAACGTGTTATCAGTCCATTCTTCGATGCCGCAAATGCAATGCCGCGCATTGCACTCGCGCCGCTGTTCATCGTGGCGTTAGGCATCAATACTTCGGCAAAGGTCGCACTCGCCTCCACGTTGGTTTTCTTCATCGTCTTCTCGGGCGCGCGTGCGGGAGTAAAGTCTAGCGATTCTGAGCTGCTCCGCTTATCAATAGTTTTAGGAGCTAAGAAGCAACAGATATTCACAAAGATATTCATACCCGTTGCCACCCCGGCGGTGTTCGCGGCGCTCCGTCTCGGCCTCATCTACTCGCTGCTTGGCGTTGTCGCATCGGAACTGATTTCAGCGCGAAATGGACTGGGACAACTCATCGCCGCCTACTCCGCCACATTTCGGATGGAAGCGGTTTACGCGATCTTGTTGCTACTGGCTGCGGTGGCGGTCCTGCTCAACCAACTAATGGGACTCGCCGAGAGGCGGTTGCTGCGGTGGCAGCAGCCGACTTCCCGATGA
- a CDS encoding TetR/AcrR family transcriptional regulator, producing the protein MNLGKVQQAAVSLFAARGFAATGIRDLGAAAGINSATLYHYVGSKEDLLVSIMRDCLNEMIRSGSEALRGSAEPAIQLAFLVSSHVGLTGTNQLTARVAEYEMRALSEANRPAMQELRDEYEALFTQVLERGVRVGAFNTDDLTMARLALMEMGTGVAHWFRQDGRLRLEEVQQYFVNMAYRILAVDSTALDGVDFVVAPRRLDSEPDPVQVRANAS; encoded by the coding sequence ATGAATTTGGGCAAGGTCCAGCAAGCAGCGGTTTCGCTCTTTGCCGCCCGCGGCTTTGCTGCCACCGGGATTCGTGATCTCGGGGCGGCCGCAGGCATCAACTCGGCAACGCTCTACCACTATGTCGGGAGCAAGGAAGACCTCCTGGTGAGCATCATGCGCGATTGCCTCAACGAGATGATTCGATCCGGTTCCGAGGCACTGCGTGGCAGCGCCGAACCAGCCATCCAACTGGCATTCCTGGTGTCATCACACGTTGGGCTCACCGGCACGAATCAGCTCACGGCCAGGGTGGCCGAATATGAAATGCGCGCCCTCTCCGAAGCCAATCGTCCAGCCATGCAGGAGCTCCGCGATGAGTATGAGGCTCTTTTTACCCAGGTTCTCGAACGTGGCGTCCGGGTCGGGGCATTCAACACTGACGACCTCACCATGGCGCGGCTGGCACTCATGGAAATGGGGACCGGTGTCGCTCACTGGTTCCGACAGGATGGCCGCTTGCGGCTTGAAGAGGTGCAGCAGTACTTCGTCAACATGGCCTACCGAATTCTCGCCGTGGACAGCACCGCCCTGGACGGCGTCGACTTCGTCGTTGCCCCACGCCGGCTCGACAGCGAACCCGATCCCGTGCAGGTACGCGCAAACGCTTCCTAG